The sequence ACTATACCCCACTCCTCCTAAAATTTCTTCAGAGTTGCTGAATTGAAGAGCCAAGTTTATACCAAGTCAATTTCAGCCTGTATAAGAGTAAGTATTTCGAAATGTCGAATCCTATGATCAATAATAATCTAACACACCCGTTTTATGGAGCAGAGCCAAAGGGTGCACATGATACCACCTACTATTAGATCAGTAATTAGCTTCTATGACCATTCTATGAAACTGGCACACAAGATACTACCTCCTATCAAATATCAATAAGAAAGTTCAATAACATAACTTTTGAGTCACAACTCTAATATGGTTGACTGTGAAAAAATAGTGATGTGTTATGGGTCCATTTGAAAGTGATAAATAATCACTACAATAGACCATTTTAGAattgtgacaaaagttgtgatcataaaataaatagtaaatatcAATTATTCATTCAAGAAGACTAATTTTTGTCCATCTACAAATTGTAACATAGAAGATTACCCTCTTAAAAGTAGCCAAAGTGTTACCTCTTAAAGCTTGCAGCAACTATTTACGTTACTCAGAATTGAGATTGACATATTCACGCTATATTCTGATTAGACTATATTTGAAGTTCTGTTATGTACAGCTATGGTAAAAAAAGCAAAGGAAAGAATAGTGATCCCTATCCCTATTTGAAGCAAGAATTCAGAACCGAAATTGGCTAATTGGCCTATCCAGTTACCATCTAATATAATGTCAATAACTACAACATCCTCTTGCTTaccagcaatttttttttccccaaaggGAAGCATATTTTCATCTTGAATAAATTACAAGACATTCCTATGACGCAATTTAATGCCAAGATTAGCAAATGCTATGTAATATCTAATTATGTTTAGGATATCATTGATCCATCCGCATGATGTCATGAGTCATGTCACATTCTAgtgaaataaaaaagatgagTGGTTGgattattttatcaataattatGGGGCGAGGTAGGAGAAAGTATCTTTATACATATGAGTTCACACCTATGCAACTCACCAACATAGAGCAAGCACATAAGATAATTTTCAACGAAATAGGGGCTCAACAAAAAGGTTTTGAGTGCTGCTTGCGGCAAATTccatatttcataattttattttattttattttttcctatttttaccTGCATtatattgtgtaaatttaagaaaatttttaaaatcttctaaatatattatttaatcaaATTACATGACTCATTAAATAGGTTATGTGACTAAAAATTACGTGTGAATAGTTTTATCAGTGagttgaaagaaaaaaacatttttatctTGATTAACCGACATTCACCTATACCAGGCTAGATTGTTTTTAGCATGCACTTCTACCATTTCAAAACTCGCCTTTCATTCGATAAGCCCCATCATTTGCTGGTGGAAAAAGTATATTATATTTCTGATATATGTAATTTCTGATCCCACATTGTGTTTGACAGGGCACTAATATATTCAATTGGTATCCATCATTcaccatttaatatttttagtatttcCTCAACTTATGCTTAAAtgcatttgaaaagtttataTTGCCTTTTTAATCCAAATTACATGACATTAAATAATATTCcattcatgagagagagagagagagaacacaaAATAAGGGTCCacaaaagggtttttttttttttcccgtatttgcataataaaaattattaaattatctaTAGGAAACCCCAAAAGCCTTATGTATTGGGTATATCCCTTTTAAAGAGATCAAATGCAGGAACCGACATGCACAATGATATAATTAGCATTAGCACACCTGTCTGAGCCTGGTGTGCTAATGCTAATTATATCATTGTGCATAACCATTACCTCTGTCAATTTCAAGAATAGCGCACAAAAGGGCTCCACCAAAACCGAACAGCTGAGGAGAGAagatatgaggaaaaaaaaaaagtgggtggGGGAAACAAAGCATAGAACAAAAACTTTCTTTTGCCAAGATTATCTGACAATTGATGATTCTATATACACTACAATACAAGAGATATGTAAAGGCAGATACCCAGAAATTAATTGGACGGAACAAAatgattctaaaaaagaaaaaataattaaaaaaaaaatagaggaagggggggagaaggaaggaaagaagtaccaaaaagaaaatgtgttCACTTCAAAATCATCATAATTACCGATGCAAAAAGTGTGAATGGCATTCCCTCCCTCCATCCCTCCCTCCCATTTGCTAAGTTTGGGAAGATGGTGACAGAGCTCCCTCTGATCTGCGTCCAGCATAGCCAGAAACTGATGACTTGTCTGACCCACGAACATTGTACTTCTCATACACCTTTTCCCGGTTCTCCGACCACCAAGTCTCAGCTTGGTGCTCTCCAAATCTTCTTCGGCTGCAGATGCATTTACTTTATCAGATTGCAAtgataaaattaccaaaatggaaaattttactCGACATCTCAAACGAAAGGAAATGGTAGATCTCATAACCATTATATGCACCATATTTGGGGTTGGGAGATTTTAATGCAGAAGAGTCACCAAAATAAACTCATTCTCAACCACCTAAGGTGAATAATATCGAGACTTCTTGCTAGTGACACTAAGTCTGATATTAACTTATTCTTCTAATACTTGACCACATTAATCCTAATAATAAAGCCCAAATACCTGAAGCGAACTCGTTTGAGATCTCTAGTTCCATCTCGCAGGGCCACAAGAGTTATATATACACCAGGCTCATACTGTTCTATCCATTCTGCCTCAACTTGATTGCTGTTAACAGGCAGCGCAGAATTTTTAGATCTCATACCATTCTCACCATCTTGGAAAGACCCAGAATCCTTGCCATCAACTGCCTCTGACACACTGCTGACACTTTGCTGAACCCCTCCACCATTTGGCAGCCTGACATCGGGATTTTCATCAGTCCCATTGGCGGTCATAAGCACCCGGTTTTGGTGGTATATGTTAGTTTCATCAGTTCCAGGCAGATCTCTAGGTGAAGGAGTTGGTCCTTGAGTTCCGTTTATTAAATCAGAGTCAATTCCTGTGGAAGCCAACAAAGAACTGCTGCTTGAATCAGATCTCAAATGGCGCTCTCCATGTGTTTCAGGATAGTGCATTCCATTTGGCTCTAGACCATTTGGTAAGAAAGCAGGCCTCATGCTCTCAGGGTCATAAACACCAGGAGGTAACCTCTCAGCCAGATCTTTAATCTGGAACACAGTGGAAGGATGGTCAATAGAAATAAGTAGTAGTTTTTCCATttacttaataaataaaaaaacccactGAAAGGGCTTGGAGATGAGGAAGAAAAGCAGAGATGATCAGGAACATATACTCAGAAATGTTTAGGCTTGCAAAGAAACCTTGTTAACTCATTTTAAAATCCATAACAGAAGAACAAAATGCTGTTTTAAACCATTTCATCCAAATTCCTTTTCAATTTCATGAAGAGTAATTCAAACTAAACTGAAGGGTTGGTCATGCAAGAACTGCTTTTTCTGATGGGGCGTTTGGATGGCAGGATTTTGGCAcgtggatttggatttgggttatTAAAATCCAACTACTTTGTTTGGATAGTTTAAAAAGgtcaaggatttggatttggatttggatttggccAAATCTACCAAGGATTTTGGAACCTTGAAATCCTTGGATTTGAAATAACATCTAACCCCATGGAATTCTAAATCAAATCCAttgatttaaaatccaaatccaaattccaGTGTCCAAACGCAACCAGAAAATTCAGTTCAATATTACTATGTTACAGGAAAATTCTCTAAGAGTGCATAACGCTCTACCAAAAATACAGCTTATATTGAAGATAAACAAACAAGTATATAAACCAGAAAATAACCTGTGAAGTAAGTGCCTTTATAACTTCTTTTGCAGCCTTGGATTTAGCAGATTCCTCTGCAGCTAGTGCCATAGTTTCTTGAACCTTTTTTGCTGACTTCTGAAGCTCTAGTTCTTGAAGTTCACATCTCTGCCTTAGGCTCTCCCCCTAACCAGATTCATAGTCATCAACAGAGGCTATTCAAATTAATATTATACAGATTCAACAACAGAACCCCCACACCCTGTACTCAAAAGATACATAAAATGACAGAGAAACCTGTGGAACTTAACATTACCTGCGCACGTAACTTTAGCACTTCTTGATTCAATAGttcatttgttttcttcaaACTATCAGTGATACTTTTGGAGAAGGAAAGTCCCGATGTTGTAGGAATAGGCGTAGCAGAACGAGGGGGGCTAGGTCTCCTTGAGAAAGGAGACACAGACCTAGAACTCACTCCAGATGGTGTGAGAGCTGGTCTGGGAGCTGCTCGTCGCAGGTCAACAGCACTAGACAAAACAACATCTCTCAGCTGCAGCAAAGAAGGTGCTTGAGAGGAGCGAACTAGGGAGAATGCATCAGCCTTCTTTCCTTGCTTGGCTGCTTTGCTATCTAACTGCTTTATTAAATCCATATTAGAAGGCACCGACTTGGACAATCTTATATCAGCTTTATCTAACCTATCCCTGTTTTCACCTGACAAGCGAGGTACAACATTCTTCCGGTTATTATCTCTAGCTTCTGACACCTTGTTCAACTTTGCATAACAAGCATCACAAACACGATATGGCTTGTTGGGATTAGGAGACAGTGCTGCTCTTAATGCTTTTCTAGAACTGCAAGAATGGCAGTGCACAAGGCCACAATTATAGCAGTTGTGCCTCTTTCTAGTAAACCCAAAAGCCTGTCTACAAGAAGAGCACTGTGACTGCTCAGCACCAGAAACCCATTTATGAAGACATATAGCTGCTGTGTAGTTTGAACCACAAGCAATATATTTTACATGTCTGTCCTTCAAAGCCTCAACCAGAGTCGGTGTTTTTCGATCTTCAACATCTCCATGGCCCAACCTCCCATTAGCACCCTTCCCCCACGTATAAACTTCATTCTTAGAAGTTAATACTGCCACATGATATGCACCACAGGCAATTTCTTCAACAGATTCACCAACAAGCTTGTCCTCCACCAAGCAAGGTAGCTTTCCATCAGAATGGGGATTCCCAAGCTGACCATAAACAGTACTGCCCATTGTAAAAACATGTCCTGATGTGGTCAAGCCAATGGTTAAACTGTGCCCACAAGcaattttatgaaaattgtaATCAATGAGTGCTGGCACACATGTAGGTTTTAGCCGAGCCTCCTTGTCTCCATGACCAAGACGATTTTTATCTCCATCACCCCAAGTAAACAATTTACCAGATGAAATACTTGCGCTAGACTGTGTCATAATAACCTCCACCACTGCAGCAGTATGCCACACCCCACATGCAACAGCAATTGTCTTCAAACCTGAGAGAGATTCTACTTCTCTTGGGTAAGAAATGCTTTCCCTATCTCCATGGCCCAAGACACCAAATGTTCCATCACCAAATGTAAAGAGCTGTCCTGTTGATGTTACCAAGGCAGTATGCCATGGACCACAAGTAACTGAAGCAACTTGAAGTCCCTCAAGAGGACCAGAGATTCTCTTGGGTATCCAATGACTGACGTCAGTGCCATGTCCAAGAAGCCCAGCATTATGTGTACCATCTCCCCATGTATAAAGTTCCCCATTCATTGTAACTGCACAAGTATGGAACTCCCCACAGGCCACAAAATCAACAGTGGTAGTTGTCAAAGATTCAACTAGACAAGGTTGACTAACATCATTTCCAACACCATGGCCAAGCCGTCCTCCAGACTCTTCACCCCATGTAAAAAGTTCACCTTGCCTTGTGACCAGGGCCACATGCCTGACCCCACAGGCTATCGAATGTACATCCAAAACTACATTGGACTCTAGTGGCCTGGGGAGAAGCACATCTGCCCTTGGAGTCAAATAACTAGCATTTCTGTCAGCCCCAACCTTGACAACATTATCACAAATAACTTCACCCCATATATACACGTCGCCTAAAGCATCACAATCATCCGGTGCAGAGCCATGACTAGAAGTACTGGGGGCACTAGAAACACTAACTCGAAAAGCATCCGAACCAGATCCTTTTACTTGCATATTTGTCTCGTCTGATGCATGTGATCTTTCAGAACGCACAGAATTGTCAGGCAGAAAGCTCTTAGGAGAAGTGTTAGTGTTCAAAGTGGCAGAAATCTCAGGTGAGCTAATATCTCGAGAAGCACTAAGTGAACTGTCGCTTGCACTATTTGATGTCAAGTCTCCACTGTCCTGAAAACAATTCAGCAAAAGACATGATATGTAGCTGACCATATAAcagaaaaattcatatattacGTTAAGCAACTTAATCGTATCAATAATCATTTGTGTTTGTGATATAAGAAAACACACTACCTAAGCCTTTTAAAAGTTAAGAACCAAGGCAAatcaattaatattaatatatatatataagcaaagaCCTCGTGTGGGAGAGTATTAagttctataaataaaaaaataaaaataaaaagaataattaggtttttaaattagaaaattaattaaatattttccaatttaCGCAAATACTATTACCATATGTTCatattctaaattaaattaatcttaaaaatttatattttccaattttctaatgacatgtaaataaataaaagcttattcctcaaatattataatacttagtgtccgtttgggaacagcttatttaactgaaactgaaaatttttttattaaagtactgtagataaagctaaaagtagctgaaatagtacagtgagacccataaatagtaccaaaaagtgcaatgaaacccatgaatagtaccaaaaataaactagatagtaaaaaaaaactattttttaagccaatgccaaacgcacacttaatgAGTATTATAAATTGGTTGTATAAATAATTACTTATCAAATATTTCAAACTGGATATcttatctttttatatataggtaGTAATGGTATCAACTCATATATCTATGATAAGCTTACAGTATACACGCCCATCGCGCAGGACATAGCTAGTGTAGTACAATGAACAAGAACTTTGACTGACTCTCCATTTAAAGAATTGTTAGAATAattgttaaatgattaaattcac is a genomic window of Quercus lobata isolate SW786 chromosome 2, ValleyOak3.0 Primary Assembly, whole genome shotgun sequence containing:
- the LOC115975052 gene encoding PH, RCC1 and FYVE domains-containing protein 1, producing MADLVSYGNAHRDIDQALIALKKGAQLLKYGRKGKPKFCPFRLSNDESSLIWISSSGERSLKLACVSRIIPGQRTAVFQRYLRPEKDYLSFSLIYNNGKRSLDLICKDKVEADVWIAGLKTLISSGQGGRSKIDGRTDGGLYLDDSGDLTSNSASDSSLSASRDISSPEISATLNTNTSPKSFLPDNSVRSERSHASDETNMQVKGSGSDAFRVSVSSAPSTSSHGSAPDDCDALGDVYIWGEVICDNVVKVGADRNASYLTPRADVLLPRPLESNVVLDVHSIACGVRHVALVTRQGELFTWGEESGGRLGHGVGNDVSQPCLVESLTTTTVDFVACGEFHTCAVTMNGELYTWGDGTHNAGLLGHGTDVSHWIPKRISGPLEGLQVASVTCGPWHTALVTSTGQLFTFGDGTFGVLGHGDRESISYPREVESLSGLKTIAVACGVWHTAAVVEVIMTQSSASISSGKLFTWGDGDKNRLGHGDKEARLKPTCVPALIDYNFHKIACGHSLTIGLTTSGHVFTMGSTVYGQLGNPHSDGKLPCLVEDKLVGESVEEIACGAYHVAVLTSKNEVYTWGKGANGRLGHGDVEDRKTPTLVEALKDRHVKYIACGSNYTAAICLHKWVSGAEQSQCSSCRQAFGFTRKRHNCYNCGLVHCHSCSSRKALRAALSPNPNKPYRVCDACYAKLNKVSEARDNNRKNVVPRLSGENRDRLDKADIRLSKSVPSNMDLIKQLDSKAAKQGKKADAFSLVRSSQAPSLLQLRDVVLSSAVDLRRAAPRPALTPSGVSSRSVSPFSRRPSPPRSATPIPTTSGLSFSKSITDSLKKTNELLNQEVLKLRAQGESLRQRCELQELELQKSAKKVQETMALAAEESAKSKAAKEVIKALTSQIKDLAERLPPGVYDPESMRPAFLPNGLEPNGMHYPETHGERHLRSDSSSSSLLASTGIDSDLINGTQGPTPSPRDLPGTDETNIYHQNRVLMTANGTDENPDVRLPNGGGVQQSVSSVSEAVDGKDSGSFQDGENGMRSKNSALPVNSNQVEAEWIEQYEPGVYITLVALRDGTRDLKRVRFSRRRFGEHQAETWWSENREKVYEKYNVRGSDKSSVSGYAGRRSEGALSPSSQT